One genomic window of Verrucomicrobiia bacterium includes the following:
- a CDS encoding DNA-binding transcriptional regulator has product MSKQLPRVALLIESSRNYGRGILRGIAKYVHTNGPWSCFTQERQLHSGIPKWLKQWKGDGIIARIEDPRTARALRNLGYPVVDVLGNARFPGIPFFDTDAKAVARLAGSFFQRAGFNHFAYCGYKGIPFSDRRQAAFAEYLAAHGQQLAVFAPHTPGRLRAHIQAVEQSGLGAEPAIAEWLHKQPRPLALFACNDIRAQQVLNARREHRIKVPEEVAVMGVDNDDVLCSLCEPELSSIEPDTERLGYEAAALLDQMMQGANSAAGHVQIAPVGIVERASTDVVAIEDPITVNAVRFIRDHVGEGIAVKDVMTHVKRSRTDLEQRFRVWLKGSVRAEIFRRRMDRVCALLQQTSLNLDEIANRSGFSTSAHLCRCFQKQFRQSPTEFRRSCKNRQ; this is encoded by the coding sequence ATGAGCAAACAGCTTCCGAGGGTTGCGCTGCTGATAGAGAGTTCGCGTAATTATGGGCGCGGCATCCTTCGCGGCATTGCAAAGTACGTGCACACCAACGGCCCGTGGTCCTGCTTCACGCAGGAGCGGCAGCTTCACAGCGGGATACCCAAGTGGCTCAAGCAATGGAAGGGCGATGGGATCATTGCGCGCATCGAGGACCCGCGTACAGCGCGCGCGCTGCGGAACCTCGGCTACCCTGTCGTCGATGTTCTCGGCAATGCGAGGTTTCCGGGGATTCCGTTTTTCGACACCGACGCAAAGGCTGTTGCGAGGCTGGCGGGGAGCTTTTTTCAGCGCGCGGGCTTCAATCACTTCGCCTATTGCGGATACAAGGGGATTCCCTTTTCCGATCGGCGGCAGGCGGCATTTGCGGAATATCTGGCGGCGCACGGGCAGCAGCTCGCCGTGTTCGCGCCGCACACCCCCGGCCGGTTGCGCGCACATATTCAAGCGGTGGAGCAAAGCGGACTGGGAGCCGAACCCGCGATTGCCGAATGGCTTCACAAGCAGCCGCGTCCCCTCGCGCTGTTTGCCTGCAATGATATCCGCGCGCAGCAGGTGCTCAACGCCCGCCGCGAACATCGCATCAAGGTGCCTGAGGAGGTTGCAGTGATGGGCGTGGACAACGACGATGTCCTGTGCAGCCTTTGCGAACCCGAGTTGAGCAGCATCGAGCCGGATACTGAACGACTGGGATACGAAGCAGCGGCTCTTTTGGACCAAATGATGCAGGGCGCGAATTCCGCGGCGGGACATGTGCAGATCGCGCCGGTCGGGATCGTTGAACGCGCGTCAACCGACGTGGTGGCCATTGAGGATCCGATCACCGTCAACGCCGTGCGTTTCATTCGCGACCACGTGGGCGAGGGAATTGCGGTGAAGGATGTGATGACGCACGTCAAGCGCTCGCGCACGGACCTGGAGCAGCGGTTCCGCGTCTGGTTGAAAGGGAGCGTGCGCGCCGAAATTTTCCGGCGGCGAATGGACCGTGTTTGCGCGCTGTTACAGCAAACCAGCCTGAACCTCGATGAGATTGCCAATCGCTCCGGGTTTTCCACCTCCGCCCACCTCTGCCGCTGCTTCCAGAAGCAGTTCCGCCAGTCCCCGACGGAGTTCCGGCGTTCGTGTAAGAATAGACAATAG
- a CDS encoding DUF455 family protein, with product MEVREFAERVLYATSLEEKLRRPASLTDEQPGPAAQAPVAPGRPKELLFKPPGSGKADFPGLHALENPRERGRLLHFFANHELLATELMALVLLRFPDAPAAFRKGVLQTLKDEQEHTRLYMERMRACGIAFGEIPVSGFFWRTVSSMENPMDYVSSLCLTFEQANLDFARHFSRGFARVGDRDTAALLERIYRDEIGHVAYGLKWFRRWKNPNESDWDAFCRQLKFPLSPQRAKGFSLNIEGRRAAGLDPEFIARLDVFAQSKGRTPSVFLFNPHAEAQIAHGKTFNPNRAQQQLARDLETLPQFLCREDDIVLVSKQPSVQFLSSIKQAGFSLREFFLTSKLRSAGDGDSGLANRKLGRLRPWAWSPHCVELLRPLSANVTAEKRTLEQRFNSDVARLFSKTWSAEFLRKFLDHRNDPMLCESHVAGRAVTDLEGALEAVESIRSRGHQRVVAKEAFGLAGGNALRFFEPEISTTQRRWLEKALTAGRKVVVEPWLEREVDFSLQLEMNDDGLKLCGYTGLINDARGQFQANWAESHHHKRIPAAVVSHFPGFPDISRRMLDIFADLCRQLEDELRCINYRGPIGVDAFVYRDASGTCRLKPVVEINPRYTMGRLTVELMKQSCPGSAGLFRIVNRRGLEASRCDSFPAYAAEMRKRYPLQLEGGPVARIREGAVVLNDPAAAESFLAIFHVNRSLGILLQDFSKQH from the coding sequence ATGGAAGTTCGAGAATTTGCGGAACGCGTCTTGTATGCGACATCGCTCGAAGAAAAACTTCGGCGGCCTGCCAGCCTGACGGATGAGCAACCGGGTCCTGCGGCCCAGGCTCCGGTGGCTCCCGGCCGGCCGAAGGAGTTGCTCTTCAAGCCGCCGGGTTCAGGAAAGGCTGATTTTCCCGGACTGCATGCGCTGGAAAATCCCCGAGAACGGGGACGTCTGCTCCACTTCTTCGCCAACCACGAACTGCTTGCAACGGAACTCATGGCGCTGGTGCTCCTGCGCTTTCCGGATGCGCCTGCCGCCTTTCGCAAGGGGGTGCTGCAAACGCTCAAGGACGAGCAGGAACACACGCGTCTGTACATGGAACGCATGCGTGCGTGCGGCATTGCATTCGGTGAAATCCCTGTCAGCGGCTTTTTTTGGCGGACCGTTTCATCAATGGAGAACCCGATGGATTACGTCTCGAGTCTCTGCCTCACGTTCGAACAGGCAAACCTTGATTTTGCGCGCCACTTTTCGCGCGGGTTTGCGCGGGTGGGCGACCGTGACACGGCAGCTCTGCTCGAGAGGATTTATCGTGATGAAATCGGCCACGTGGCTTACGGGTTAAAGTGGTTCCGGCGATGGAAAAATCCCAACGAGAGCGATTGGGACGCATTCTGCCGGCAATTGAAGTTCCCGCTGTCGCCGCAGCGCGCGAAGGGTTTTTCGCTGAACATTGAAGGCCGCCGCGCGGCGGGTCTCGATCCCGAGTTCATTGCGAGGCTGGATGTCTTCGCGCAATCAAAGGGCCGAACACCGAGCGTGTTCCTGTTCAATCCTCATGCTGAGGCGCAGATCGCTCACGGGAAAACCTTCAATCCGAACCGCGCGCAACAACAGCTGGCGCGGGATCTGGAGACTCTTCCGCAATTCCTTTGCCGGGAAGACGACATCGTCCTCGTCTCGAAGCAGCCCTCAGTTCAATTCCTCAGTTCGATCAAACAAGCCGGATTCAGCCTGCGCGAATTTTTTCTGACATCGAAACTCCGGTCCGCGGGAGACGGCGATTCCGGTCTCGCGAACCGCAAACTGGGCAGGCTGCGTCCCTGGGCTTGGTCGCCGCACTGCGTGGAATTGTTGCGTCCTTTGTCCGCCAATGTGACCGCCGAGAAGCGGACCCTGGAGCAGCGATTCAATAGCGATGTGGCACGGCTTTTCTCCAAAACATGGAGCGCGGAATTCCTTCGCAAATTTCTGGATCATCGGAACGATCCCATGCTCTGCGAATCCCATGTTGCAGGCCGCGCGGTGACGGACCTGGAGGGCGCGTTGGAAGCGGTGGAATCGATCCGAAGCCGCGGACATCAGCGTGTTGTCGCCAAGGAGGCGTTCGGACTGGCGGGTGGAAATGCTTTGCGGTTCTTTGAACCTGAAATCAGCACAACACAACGGCGATGGCTGGAGAAGGCACTCACTGCCGGGCGTAAGGTTGTGGTTGAACCGTGGCTGGAGCGGGAGGTTGATTTTTCATTGCAGCTTGAGATGAATGACGACGGGCTCAAGCTCTGCGGCTACACGGGTTTGATCAACGATGCCAGGGGTCAGTTCCAGGCGAATTGGGCGGAGTCGCACCATCACAAGCGCATCCCCGCCGCCGTGGTTTCACATTTTCCCGGTTTTCCCGACATTTCCCGGCGAATGCTCGACATCTTCGCTGATCTGTGCCGGCAACTCGAAGATGAGTTGCGTTGCATCAATTATCGCGGTCCGATTGGCGTCGATGCCTTTGTGTATCGTGATGCATCTGGAACATGCCGCCTGAAGCCGGTTGTGGAGATCAATCCACGTTATACCATGGGCAGGCTGACGGTGGAGTTGATGAAACAGAGCTGCCCTGGAAGCGCCGGGTTATTTCGGATCGTGAACCGCCGCGGCCTTGAGGCGTCGCGGTGCGACAGTTTTCCAGCATATGCGGCAGAGATGCGGAAGCGTTATCCGCTGCAGTTGGAGGGCGGCCCCGTGGCGCGCATCCGGGAGGGCGCTGTGGTTCTCAACGACCCTGCGGCCGCGGAATCCTTCCTGGCGATTTTCCACGTGAACCGATCCCTGGGAATTCTTTTGCAGGATTTCTCAAAACAGCATTGA
- a CDS encoding tetratricopeptide repeat protein → MRTWNCAAFFSIAILMLAHARGQSEEAITHPVEPLPEIASESSTSNETLRAYLQLQQQIHDAQLAIERTRVEAEQARVQNAEQLEKQVRDLDQKLSAQRADEAKFLVYVLGSFAALSFLAVAVTAYFQWRTVHRMAEMTSALNLDRSLALQGSNRLQLPAGEPAQAPVDFSNSRLLSAVERLEKRILELERAAAVPLAPAPEQLAVEREPDLEAIQLNAEAVAAEPGSARELMERGQKLLDEDQPEAAAEIFDQVLVHEPDNAEALVKKGAALERLRRLNEAIACYDQAIAADSSLTIAYLYKGGLFNRMERYGEAVECYEMALRTQEKTVHELKHSVSQAG, encoded by the coding sequence ATGAGAACCTGGAACTGCGCGGCCTTCTTTTCGATCGCCATCCTGATGCTGGCCCACGCGCGAGGCCAATCTGAGGAGGCGATCACACACCCTGTCGAACCCCTGCCGGAAATCGCGTCGGAATCCTCCACCTCCAACGAGACTCTTCGCGCATACCTGCAACTGCAGCAGCAGATTCACGACGCGCAGCTCGCCATCGAGCGGACGCGCGTCGAAGCCGAGCAGGCACGCGTCCAGAATGCGGAACAGTTGGAAAAGCAGGTGCGCGACCTGGACCAAAAGCTCTCTGCGCAGCGCGCCGATGAGGCGAAATTCCTGGTGTATGTTCTCGGAAGCTTTGCCGCGTTGAGCTTCCTCGCTGTGGCCGTCACCGCTTATTTCCAATGGCGAACGGTCCATCGCATGGCTGAGATGACGTCTGCACTCAATCTGGATCGCTCGCTTGCATTGCAGGGGTCAAACCGCTTGCAACTTCCGGCAGGCGAGCCTGCACAGGCGCCTGTGGACTTCTCCAACAGCCGGCTGTTGAGCGCGGTTGAACGACTTGAGAAGCGGATTCTTGAGCTTGAACGCGCCGCGGCAGTTCCGCTGGCTCCGGCGCCCGAGCAACTTGCCGTGGAACGCGAGCCAGATCTCGAAGCCATTCAGCTGAATGCGGAAGCAGTTGCCGCCGAACCCGGGTCTGCGCGGGAGTTGATGGAGCGCGGCCAGAAGTTGCTCGATGAAGATCAGCCCGAGGCCGCCGCGGAAATATTTGACCAGGTGCTCGTTCACGAGCCAGATAACGCCGAGGCGCTCGTCAAGAAGGGCGCCGCCCTGGAGAGACTCCGCCGGCTCAACGAAGCGATCGCCTGTTACGACCAGGCCATTGCGGCGGACAGTTCATTGACAATTGCCTATCTGTACAAAGGCGGGCTCTTCAACCGCATGGAACGCTATGGGGAAGCGGTCGAATGCTATGAAATGGCATTGCGGACGCAGGAGAAAACGGTGCACGAATTGAAGCACAGCGTGTCGCAAGCCGGCTGA
- a CDS encoding tetratricopeptide repeat protein, with protein MARSRVIGLLLALVTLLLYLPVRQFEFVVFDDPDYILENRYVLAGITLEGIQWAFTTLHVSNWHPITWLSHMIDSELFGPNPAAMHLVNVMIHVANSVLLLRLLLQITGRMWPSAIIAALFAWHPLHVESVAWISERKDVLSTFFGLLALGSYARYAQSDSSRTLAENAIVPRSRDYAMTVVWLTLGLMSKPMLVTLPFVMLLLDVWPLNRWHKDQAGSGLRRVAEKWPLFVLTVLFCVITFAAQRGEAVVGLERLPFGARVLNAIAACLFYIGKTIWPAGLSVIYPLNSVPSGKVVVIALSLLAGVSAAAIQLRRSAPFVAVGWFWFLGMLVPVIGLVQVGGQSMADRYMYLPIAGLLIVVVFGLEKLAARIKAPDAMLLGVGAVAGVLCLGATRHQLGFWKDSETLFRRALAVTERNEIAHINLGVALEQADRKDEALQQYYQALTISTNRAQTHNDIANLLADLGKRDDAQRHYLRALELKPNAPLAHQNLGTLLAESGDFAGAMKSYQEAARLAPESATPHYLMGKACWREDRHPDAVAHFREALRRDPQDFQSLTLLARVLATSGDASVRNGVESVMLAEKANQLTASQQPFVLDVLAMAYAETGNFGKAAEVSRQALQIAREAQVQELIDGLEARLRLYESGTPFRQPQRPNMPSTESTQQLR; from the coding sequence ATGGCACGTTCCCGCGTCATCGGCCTGTTGCTCGCCCTGGTTACCCTGCTGCTCTACCTGCCCGTCCGGCAGTTTGAATTCGTCGTGTTCGACGACCCGGATTACATCCTGGAAAACCGATATGTGCTGGCCGGAATCACCCTTGAAGGAATCCAATGGGCGTTCACGACGCTGCACGTGTCGAACTGGCATCCGATCACGTGGTTGTCGCACATGATCGATTCCGAATTGTTCGGGCCCAATCCCGCCGCGATGCACCTCGTCAACGTCATGATTCACGTCGCGAATTCTGTCCTGCTTCTGCGGCTGCTGCTGCAAATCACAGGCAGGATGTGGCCATCAGCCATCATCGCCGCGCTGTTTGCATGGCATCCGTTGCACGTGGAATCGGTGGCATGGATATCCGAACGAAAGGATGTATTGAGCACCTTTTTCGGACTGCTCGCGCTCGGCTCCTACGCGCGCTATGCGCAATCGGATTCAAGCCGCACGCTTGCGGAGAATGCAATTGTGCCGCGGTCCAGGGACTACGCCATGACGGTGGTCTGGCTGACGCTTGGGCTCATGTCAAAACCCATGCTCGTCACACTGCCGTTCGTGATGCTGCTCCTCGATGTCTGGCCATTGAACCGGTGGCACAAGGATCAGGCAGGATCCGGGTTGCGACGCGTTGCCGAGAAGTGGCCGCTCTTCGTACTGACGGTTCTTTTTTGCGTGATCACGTTTGCCGCCCAGCGCGGAGAAGCCGTCGTGGGACTGGAACGCCTCCCCTTCGGCGCACGCGTTCTCAATGCCATCGCAGCCTGCTTGTTCTACATCGGAAAAACCATTTGGCCTGCCGGATTGAGTGTCATTTACCCGTTGAACAGTGTTCCGTCTGGCAAGGTCGTCGTCATCGCGCTGTCATTGTTGGCGGGGGTTTCAGCGGCTGCAATCCAATTGCGCCGGTCCGCGCCTTTCGTCGCTGTCGGATGGTTTTGGTTCCTCGGAATGCTGGTCCCCGTGATCGGGCTGGTTCAGGTGGGGGGACAATCGATGGCCGATCGATACATGTATCTTCCGATCGCCGGCTTGTTGATCGTTGTCGTTTTCGGCCTCGAAAAATTGGCCGCGCGGATCAAGGCGCCCGACGCAATGCTGTTGGGAGTGGGCGCCGTCGCGGGCGTTCTTTGCCTCGGCGCCACGCGTCATCAACTCGGGTTTTGGAAGGACAGCGAAACCCTGTTCCGCCGCGCGCTCGCAGTAACGGAACGCAACGAGATCGCGCACATCAATCTTGGAGTCGCTCTTGAGCAAGCGGATCGAAAGGACGAAGCGCTTCAGCAATATTACCAGGCGCTGACCATCAGCACGAACCGCGCGCAAACGCACAACGACATTGCAAACCTGCTCGCCGACCTCGGGAAGCGCGACGACGCGCAAAGGCATTATTTGCGGGCGCTTGAACTCAAGCCCAACGCGCCCCTCGCACACCAGAACCTTGGCACGCTGCTCGCCGAGTCAGGGGATTTCGCCGGCGCCATGAAGAGCTACCAGGAGGCGGCGCGCCTGGCGCCGGAAAGCGCGACGCCGCATTACCTGATGGGAAAAGCCTGCTGGCGCGAAGACCGTCATCCTGACGCGGTGGCGCACTTTCGTGAGGCCCTGCGGCGCGATCCCCAGGACTTCCAATCGCTGACCCTGCTCGCGCGCGTGCTGGCGACCAGCGGCGATGCGTCCGTGCGGAACGGAGTCGAATCCGTGATGCTCGCGGAGAAGGCAAATCAACTCACCGCCTCGCAACAACCCTTCGTATTGGATGTCCTCGCCATGGCGTATGCCGAGACAGGCAACTTTGGAAAGGCGGCTGAAGTCAGCAGGCAGGCTCTTCAAATCGCCCGCGAAGCCCAAGTTCAGGAACTCATCGACGGATTGGAAGCCCGCCTGCGGCTTTACGAGTCGGGCACGCCATTTCGCCAGCCGCAGCGCCCGAACATGCCTTCAACTGAGTCGACTCAACAGCTCCGTTGA
- a CDS encoding glycoside hydrolase family 43 protein — MKTICLLLAFLAVEVFAADSGFLFVTFKGEQSPMTEQVYFASSRDGRNWNALNGGEPVLVSALGEKGVRDPYLLRSHDGHRFYLIATDLSINLNRNWKRAVEAGSRSIVIWESTNLVQWSEPRLVRVAAEDAGCTWAPEAIYDEEARDYLVFWASTTRRDEFRKHRIWAARTKDFQTFGEPFVYIEKAATVIDTTIVRSGTNYVRFTKDEQSKGIIMEASEKLMGPWRDVPDFSLKDLRGYEGPECYLVEPASEGKPPTWCLILDHYSRGRGYQPYVTHDLAGGQFNAGEGFTFPFRFRHGSVLPISSAELARVEKAYARP, encoded by the coding sequence ATGAAAACAATTTGTCTCCTTCTCGCGTTCCTGGCGGTCGAAGTCTTTGCAGCCGACAGCGGTTTTCTTTTTGTCACCTTCAAGGGTGAGCAAAGTCCGATGACCGAACAGGTTTATTTTGCATCAAGCCGCGACGGCCGGAACTGGAACGCACTCAATGGCGGCGAACCCGTGCTCGTCAGCGCGCTGGGCGAAAAAGGCGTGCGCGATCCCTATCTGCTGCGCTCGCACGATGGCCATCGGTTTTACCTCATCGCCACCGACCTTTCCATCAACCTCAATCGGAATTGGAAACGCGCGGTGGAAGCCGGCAGCCGCTCCATCGTTATCTGGGAATCCACCAACCTCGTGCAATGGTCCGAACCCCGGCTGGTGCGGGTGGCGGCGGAGGACGCGGGCTGCACGTGGGCGCCTGAAGCGATTTACGACGAGGAGGCGCGCGACTACCTCGTTTTCTGGGCGTCAACGACCCGGCGCGATGAATTCCGCAAGCATCGCATCTGGGCCGCGCGAACAAAGGATTTCCAAACGTTCGGCGAACCGTTCGTTTATATCGAGAAGGCCGCAACCGTCATCGACACAACGATCGTCCGCAGCGGAACGAACTACGTGCGATTCACCAAGGATGAACAGTCAAAGGGAATCATCATGGAAGCCAGCGAGAAGCTGATGGGACCGTGGCGGGACGTTCCCGATTTTTCGCTGAAGGATCTTCGCGGGTATGAAGGGCCGGAGTGTTACCTGGTGGAACCCGCATCGGAGGGCAAGCCGCCCACGTGGTGCCTGATTCTGGATCACTACAGTCGCGGTCGCGGCTACCAGCCTTACGTCACCCATGACCTCGCGGGCGGGCAGTTCAATGCCGGCGAAGGTTTTACCTTCCCGTTCCGATTCCGCCACGGATCCGTACTGCCGATCAGCAGCGCGGAGCTGGCTCGCGTGGAGAAAGCTTACGCCCGCCCCTGA